In Oxyura jamaicensis isolate SHBP4307 breed ruddy duck chromosome 22 unlocalized genomic scaffold, BPBGC_Ojam_1.0 oxy22_random_OJ189, whole genome shotgun sequence, the genomic window gtccccagggaggtgccAGAGCCTCCTCCTGGAGCCTTCGCACCCGGCTGGACGCGGTGCAgggctctgggtggccctgctggagccgGGTGGCACCAGAGGGGCCCggaggtgcccccagccccccccaccccgcggTCCTGTGACCTCTCCTGGCTGAATGCTGGCGTTCAGCCTCTGGCCAGGGCTTTGCCATCCACGCTGAGCCTTTCCCCGAGGCCGCTGCGGTCACCACTAGATGCTGCTCTTGGCCAAGGTCTCGGCGCCGGCCCTTCCCCGCTGCTCGCCGCAAGCGGCGGAGCCTGGCTATGGCTATTTGCGTCTCTGGTATTTTAGGAAATGATGAATCTCGGGCAGGCTCGCTGCCTTCCCCATCGGAAATGCCGCCTCTCGGCCTTTTTagggctccccagccccacgcttCTCCCCGTTGCGGGGTTTGTGCTGgctcagctccctccctgcagcgTGGGGACCTTGGGGACAGCGgcgggggggagcagggagcgggTTGGTGACGCACGTTCCCCTTGCAGGGTACAACTCGAGCGCCCCGGAGCCCCCTGCGGACGAGGCCGATGTGTACGAGGAGCCGCCGGACGCCTCGGCCATCTACGAGGAGCCCCCTCAGGTTGGGTGGCACAGACAGGAGGCACCCCGAGCGTCCCCGTGGGTCCGAGCCCCGCTGGTGCCCTGGGGGCTTTTTATCCCCcagacctcctcctcctcctcctcctgcttgcACATCCCAGGGCAGCGGGGCCAGGGAAGGCCGGCTGTTCTCGGCAGGCAGCGTCAGATTCTCCGCTGTGTAATAGCGGGGTTGTGTCACGCTGCAGCACTTCCTTTGCAGATGTGGTGGATGCTCGGTTTCCTCTCTTTAGCTGGGGGGGAGACGTCCTGAAGTGTTCTGGACGTGGCTTTTCTGGACGCGGGGCTCCGGGGTGGCCACGTCCAGCAAACCATTGTGCTGGGGGGGACGCTGCTCGCCGGCCGCATCCTGCGCCGTGGCAGACACCGTGCCCCGGAGCCTGGCTCCACCTAACGAGGCACAGCGTCGTTAACACCCTTTTCTCCCTCCCGAAGGACCACGCTGATGGGGCCAAGTACGACTACCCGGCCGAGTACCAGCAGACGCCGGACCTGGCGGGGAAGGGGCTGTGTGCCCGGGCGCTCTACGACTACCAAGCGGGtacgggctggggggggctccTCCGAAacggggggcgcggggcccaGAGCCGGGCAGGGCATTGCCCATCGCGCTGCAGCACCCACGACAGGGAGCATCTCCCAccccctgcagagctgggaaagcAAGTGAAGGGGGACGatgccctccctcccttttgCTTCCTAAAATCTGTTTCTCGCTGTCCTCCCTCCTGTCCCGGAGCCAGCTTTGCCCGgatatttgtgttttgtaacGTCTGAGCCGCCctggctgcctccagccctggccGTGCCAGCAGCCCGTCCCCAGCACCGAAGGAGGGACACCCGAggcgggcggggggctcggggcagccccggggggggccgggctgTTCctcaccgcccccccccccccatctccttCCAGCTGACGACACCGAGATCTCGTTTGACCCCGAGAACATCATCACCAACATCGAGATGATCGACGAGGGCTGGTGGCGGGGCTACGGCCCCGACGGCCACTTCGGCATGTTCCCCGCCAACTACGTGGAACTGATCGAGtaagggggcggcgggggccacggcagctcccggccccccccgggAGCACTCGGCTCCAGCCTGGTTCTTCCAAGCAGCGCGtggctttccttccttccttcctgcctttcttccttctctctgagTGACGTGCCATGGCCCCGAGCCCCCTGACCCTGGAGCCCCCATCGATGCCCCCCCGGGGGCGCTGGCAGAAGCTCCGCGGCTCCGTCCCGGCGCGGAGCAGCCGCCTGCCCCGCGGGCTCCCCTTCCTTCTGGCCTCTCGCACGGTCCGACCCCTCgcagggagcccagagctgcgGCCAGCGCTCGGCTTCCCAGCCGGGGAGGAGATCAAACGAGGCCAAAGTGGGGGTTTTTGGCAAAAAGCTGTGAGCGAGGGCTCCCCCCCTGCGTGCCCCATTCACTGTGAACAAGGAAGAGCCCGGCCCGGCTGCCGCCTTCCTCAGTCGCCTCCAGCTCCTTTCCCTGGTGTTGCTTTTGGAACAAAGGATGCGACGGGTTTTACGACGGGTTTTAGCGATGCCGGGGCCGCTCGTGCTCCCCCCCCGGGTCAATAAAAGGGCTTTTCTTTGGTGACGGCTGCACAGGACCCGGCCGTGCCCCTGCTGCTCTGCGCCACCCTCGGGGTCCCTGCTCTGCACTCCCCCAACCCCGTGTCCCGCGGTTAACCCCCACCCCTGTGTGTTAAGGCTCTTTGGCGTGATTTGGGGTGAAATGGTGGTGTTttggcacagggctggcagagggCACGGGTTTTTAATGTCAGCCGCCAGCGCTAACGAGGCACCTTTAATAAGGGGAAGCTGAGCTGGGCGTGGGGCTCGGTGCCGGTTTCGCAATGGGTCTGGAGTTGTGGCCGCGCTGCGCCGAGCGGGTCGGTGTGCCGGGGGGTGAGGGCAGGGATAATTGGGTGGGTAATTAGTACTGGTGCTGCCGATGAGTCTAACGAGGGAGGGAGGTTTGCTCAGGAGAGCAGCCAGAGACCGCAGCCGGAGTGAGCaggggggggtctgggggcacAGGGGACTATAGGGGTgctttggggagctggggacactGAGGGTGAGGGGGGTGCAGGGGACCCGGGGATAGCAGGGTGTGGGGACACCAGGGTGAGGGGACCTTGAGGGGGTGCCCCCGCAGCCCCTTTGCCTCCCTGTGAcctcagcacccatgggtgctgccgGTCTCTTTGCCATGGCCAGTGTCacccccagctgtccccagccccacgtcctcCTGCCCCCCGGGCTGGCGGCAGGACACGGGGCTCAGCATCGGGCCTTTATTCACCAGGGCACGGGTGCAGGACGGGGGTGGCACGTGAGCATGGCAGTGACAGGGCACGGGGGTGGCACGGGGACGTGGCGTGGGCACGGCAGTGACgtgggggcacggggcagggtgGAGGTGGCAGAGGTACAGCAGCAGAGCGGGtggggggggtggcaggggacagGCGTGGGTACAGGGACAAAACGGGcttggggacagcaggggatGGGGCACGGGAGTGGCAGCGGCGTGGGGAtggggtggcaggggggtggagATGGAGGGGACATGGGGGTGGCTTGGGCATGGAGGTGGAGGGGGCACGGAGGTGGCATGGATGTGGAGACGGTGGCATGAGTGATGGCATGGAGGTGGCCTGGGGGATGGCCCGGGGGTGGCCTGGGCTTGGAAATGgcctgggggtggcagggacacggggatggCCGGAGGGCACGGGGATGGCTGGAGGGCACGAGCACGTCCTGGCCCCGTGGTGCCCCCCCTCACTTCCAGTTGGTGAAGAACTGCTTGAAGAGGGGCGTCTCGCAGCCCTGCGGCAGGATCTCCACCTGTGGGACGGGGACACGATGGGGACGGGGGACGAGGGGACGTCACTGTGCCCCTCCCCCCCGGCCTTCCTGTGCCCACCTGCGTGCGGGGCGAGTAGCCCATGCGGGTGATGGTCTCCTCGGCCACGCTGAGAGCCGCCTGGCGCTCCTGCTCGTTGGCTTTGCGCCCTGCGGACGGGGACGTCAGCCTTGGTTGGGAGGCCCCgtcccctgccctgtccccgtcccctgtctctgtccccaggcaccTTTCCACACGTAGACCTTCCCCCCGGCGCCCGTGTCCAGCACGAAGCAGTCGTCGGGGCAGAGCAGGCTCTGGCTGaaggggctgctcctggccacCTCGGTCAGGTCCATGCGCCCCGTCGCGTCCGACACCTGCGGTGGCCGGGGTGTCACCACCGCGGTGTCACCATCGGGCCACCCCCGTGTCCCTCTGCGTGGCCCTGTGCCCCCTGTAGCCACTGCTACCCCCACAGCGTCCCTTGGCCATGCCCagccctgtgtcccccccctACAGGGgccaccccagccccatggccacCACAGCGtgccccagctgtgcccagagGATCGTGGGGTCACCCGGCATGGAGAAGACCTTCAGGTTCACCAACCTGACCTGAGCCCCATCACTGTCCCGTGTCCCCAAGTGCCACATCCACAGCTCCCAGatacctgcagggatggggaccccACCagtccccccgcagccccttcCAAAGCTCGGCCGCCCTCCCCGTGAAGAAATTCCTCCTGACGCCCTATCCAACCCTCCCCTGGTGCCACGTGCGCCATGCCCTCACGTCCTTCTCGCTTGCCACCAGCCCACGTCCCCTCAGGGCCACCACAGCGTCCCCATCCCGTGCCCAGCCCCTCGCTCCGGGCCACGGTGGCCTTGCCTTGTAGAGGACGGCCGTCCCCGCGCTCTGGTCGGCCGCCGCGTCCTCCTCGGGGCTGCCCTCCTGCAAGCTGGGCTTGGGGCCCAGCACCTGCGGGGTGAAGACACGGCGTGACAGAGCCACGGCAGGGCCACCCACGTCCCCTTGCCTCCTACGAGCCCTGGGGACACGCGGGGCCCGCGTACCTGCAGCATCTCCGGTGGCTCCTCGCcgtccaccaccacctccaggCGGGCCTTGCCGCCCCGCTCGCCGTCCCGGATGGCCgccgccagctcctgggcccGGCTGCGCTCCAGGACGTTGCAGCGGGCCCCACACCAGGTGAAGATGGCCTGGGGACACGGAGAGGGACAGCGGTGGCGGGGTTGGCCCGCACCAGCCTGGTGGCCACCGCTAGGCCGAGGGTGAAGCAGTCGCCGGGTCGGGGACGCCCAAGGGACACCTCGACAGATGGACACCCAGAGGGACGGACAGACGCCCACATGGATGAACGGATGCCCcggtgggtgggtggatggaCAGACAGCCCTACAAATAGACGAGGTGCCCCAGTGGATGCCCAGGACAGAGGAACAACCCAACAGCCTGATGGTGAGAAGGACAGACAGCCCAGCAGATGGACACCCAGAGGGACGGACAGACACCCACATGGATGAACAGATGCCCccatggatggatggatggagggagggatgtCCAGAAGGATGGACAGACAGCTCCAGGGATAGACAAGATGTCCCAGTGAATGCCCTGAAGGACAGAGGAACAACCCAACAGACCGATGGtgaggacagacagacagcccAACAGGTGGACACCCAGAAGGACAGGTGGACAACCCAACAGACTGACAGGACAGACAGATATGGCCACCCAGAAGGACAGGTGGACACCCAGAAGGACAGATGAACAACCCCACAGACTGATGTTCAGGACAGACAGATGCCCCAACAGGTGGACGCCCCAAGGGACAGGCAGACACACCCCTCTGGATGGAGGGGAGATACACCCCGATGGGCTGATGGACAGACATACGGACACCCAGGCGGACACAGGGCACTTGCACCAAGcggggaggggccggggggcggtGGGGCCGGGTCCACCCACCTCACCCAGGTCGAGGACGAAGCAGTCGCCGGTGTTGAAGCTGGCCCAGCTCAGGTCCCGCTCGGTCGCCCGGATTTTCTTCCTGCCCTTCACCTGGTAGAGCCGGCGCACGGGGCCGGGGCCAGCACCGGGGCGCACGGTCCTGAAGGCCGAATCCACGCCGCCCTCCTGCCGGCACGGGGTGCTGAGCGCCCGGCGGGGACACCGACCGCTGGGGAGGGGTGGCCAGCACCCGTGGGGGGTGCCGAGCACCTAGgaggggtgctgagcacccagcACGGAGACCGGGCATCCGGAGAGGCTGCTGAGCGCCATGGTAGGGGCGCTGGGGGCCTCAGAGGAGGTTCTGAGCACCCAGGGGTGATGCTGAGCACTGGGGGTGGGCAGCACCCAACACCACGTGCTCGGTGGGGAGCAAacggggtgggggtggggggggggccaCGGGGGGCCTCCTGCGCCCCCACCGCGGATGCTCATGCACCCATTTGGGAAGCTCAAACACCCACCAGAGTTGCCCAGGCACCCATTTGGGATGCCCAGCACCCACTGGGGACGCCCAGCACCCACTGGGGACGCCCAGCACCCNNNNNNNNNNAGCACCCACTGGGGACGCCCAGCACCCACTGGGGACGCCCAGCACCCCTTTGGGCACCCTCGGGCTCCCTCGGCCGTACCTGGTAGGTGACGCCGCGGGGGAAATACTCCATGAACTCATCGGACTCGTTGCCCTGCACCTCGCGGTGGGTGACGGGGCGCTCGCCCAGCGCCGCGTTCAGCTGGGTGCAGAGGAGGGCGCAGGCGCCCTGCTCGTCCCGCGACGCCTCCCGGCctgcggcggggagcgggggcggCTCAGCGGGACCCCCCCCACACATATTGTGTCCCCCCCCCTAACCCCGTGCTCACCGATCCAGAGGTGCACGTGGGCTTGCTCCTCgggccccaggtgcagcaccAGGTAGGCGTCCCCCGAAAAAAAAGTGCCCCAGGAGGCCtccggcaccggcaccgggcgCAGCTTCTCCACCCGCCAGATGTGCAGCCCCGGGCGGGTGGGCACGGGGCCGAAGGGGGAGCCGCTGCAGGGAGGGTGGGGGCGTCAGAgggggtttggggagggggtgagggttttttttggggggggtcgGTACCTTTTGGGGAGCGCCGTGTACATGGTGAGGGGAGGCGGTGGTCTGAGAGCGGGTGGTCCTGTGGGGAGAGGGGATGCAGTGATGGAAAGACGGACAGCCGGGAGGACAGACGGACACCTGGGAGGACAGGCGGACAGCCAGGAGGACAGGCGGACACCTGGGAGGACAGGCGGACAGCCGGGAGGACAGACGGACACCTGGGAGGACAGACAGACGCCCCGTAGGGCAGGGAGCCCCCagggacggacagacggacagacagCCCCACGGACAGACGGGCATCCCCACGGGCACACACCCTGCCTGTGGGCACCCCAAAAGAcgccctgccccccccccccccccNNNNNNNNNNNNNNNNNNNNNNNNNNNNNNNNNNNNNNNNNNNNNNNNNNNNNNNNNNNNNNNNNNNNNNNNNNNNNNNNNNNNNNNNNNNNNNNNNNNNNNNNNNNNNNNNNNNNNNNNNNNNNNNNNNNNNNNNNNNNNNNNNNNNNNNNNNNNNNNNNNNNNNNNNNNNNNNNNNNNNNNNNNNNNNNNNNNNNNNNNNNNNNNNNNNNNN contains:
- the CAPG gene encoding macrophage-capping protein, with amino-acid sequence MPVCPWGCLSVCPGPPALRPPPPLTMYTALPKSGSPFGPVPTRPGLHIWRVEKLRPVPVPEASWGTFFSGDAYLVLHLGPEEQAHVHLWIGREASRDEQGACALLCTQLNAALGERPVTHREVQGNESDEFMEYFPRGVTYQEGGVDSAFRTVRPGAGPGPVRRLYQVKGRKKIRATERDLSWASFNTGDCFVLDLGEAIFTWCGARCNVLERSRAQELAAAIRDGERGGKARLEVVVDGEEPPEMLQVLGPKPSLQEGSPEEDAAADQSAGTAVLYKVSDATGRMDLTEVARSSPFSQSLLCPDDCFVLDTGAGGKVYVWKGRKANEQERQAALSVAEETITRMGYSPRTQVEILPQGCETPLFKQFFTNWK